In the Mycolicibacter minnesotensis genome, GCAGGTCAGCGCTGCGACGGGCCGCCTCGGCCCACGCATGCGCGACAGGCGTTGCGGGTCCGGGAGCCGACGTCGACACGGCGATCCGCAACGCGGACGGTTCGATCAGTTGCGCCGCGCCGGGGTTATCGGCCATCACCGAGAACATCAGCGCTGCATCGGCGACCGTGGTCGCGAGCGGTCCGTTCTCCGACATACCTCCCCACGAGGTCTGCGCCTCGCCAACCGGCACGACCCCGAGACCAGGCTTGAGTCCCACCAGACCGCAGCACGCCGCGGGGATCCGAATCGAGCCCATGCCGTCGTTTCCATGGGCGATGGGCACCGCCCCGGACGAGACCGCGGCCGCGGAGCCTCCGGACGAGCCTCCGGGGGTGCGCTCGGGATTCCACGGATTGCGGGTCACGCCGAAGGCGGAATCGGTTGCGCCCCAAACACAGAGCTCGGGGACACGGGTGAGGCCGACAATTACCGCGCCGGCCGCGCGGAGACGGCGAACGATCTCGTGGTCGGAGCTCTGCGGCGTGGCGATCGTGGCCAGTGAGCCGTCGCGCATCGGTTCGCCGGCGACGGCGATGTTGTCCTTGATGGCGATCGGAACGCCCGCCAGCGGGAGCGAACCGCGGTCGGCGCGGGCATCGACGTCGTCCGCCTCGGCCAAAGCCGCGTCGTGGCGGATCACCTGCCACGCGTTGAACGCCGGCTGCGTCTGCTCGATCCGGTGTAGTGCCTGCTCCGTAG is a window encoding:
- a CDS encoding amidase, which codes for MEHTATEIAAAVQRGTLTARTATEQALHRIEQTQPAFNAWQVIRHDAALAEADDVDARADRGSLPLAGVPIAIKDNIAVAGEPMRDGSLATIATPQSSDHEIVRRLRAAGAVIVGLTRVPELCVWGATDSAFGVTRNPWNPERTPGGSSGGSAAAVSSGAVPIAHGNDGMGSIRIPAACCGLVGLKPGLGVVPVGEAQTSWGGMSENGPLATTVADAALMFSVMADNPGAAQLIEPSALRIAVSTSAPGPATPVAHAWAEAARRSADLLRAVHVVRSATPRYPATLMSTTALALWTAGVAADAHACTDISQLERRNRVHVRIGDVVYRRGLSHPKGREVWRRRALDFFTDTDVLITPALAQPPIKSRRWSERGWLTSLLANARYAPFAAPWNMVGWPAMTVPAGLDNHGQPVCVQLVGRPGSERTLLGLAAQLEQLQPWRRTP